A stretch of the uncultured Bacteroides sp. genome encodes the following:
- a CDS encoding serine acetyltransferase, producing the protein MSPMNFTHILTQTVDELSESESYKGLMHQHKDGEPLPSAKILQDIIELSRAILFPGYFGNSTINSRTINYHIGVNIEKLFGLLTKQIMAGLCFSSSEECEEDTEVKHEKAAKLAAQLIGKFPQLRRILATDVEAAYNGDPAAQSFGEVICCYPAIKAITNYRIAHELVKLDVPLIPRIITEMAHSETGIDIHPAAEIGTHFTIDHGTGVVIGATSIIGKNVKLYQGVTLGAKSFPLDEEGNPIKGILRHPILEDDVIVYSNATILGRITIGKGATVGGNIWVTEDVPAGARIVQTKAKK; encoded by the coding sequence ATGAGCCCAATGAATTTCACTCACATTCTGACACAAACTGTTGATGAGCTTTCGGAAAGCGAATCATATAAAGGTTTAATGCACCAGCATAAAGACGGAGAACCACTGCCTTCGGCTAAAATACTGCAAGATATTATTGAGCTTTCACGAGCAATTCTTTTTCCTGGTTATTTCGGAAACTCAACGATAAACAGCCGTACAATCAATTATCACATAGGAGTAAATATAGAAAAGCTATTTGGTTTGCTGACAAAGCAAATTATGGCAGGTCTTTGTTTTAGTTCCTCTGAAGAGTGTGAAGAGGATACGGAAGTGAAACATGAAAAAGCTGCAAAACTTGCTGCTCAGCTTATTGGTAAGTTCCCTCAATTGCGCCGTATATTGGCTACAGATGTGGAAGCTGCATATAATGGAGATCCGGCTGCACAAAGTTTTGGAGAAGTGATTTGCTGTTATCCTGCTATTAAAGCAATCACAAATTATAGAATCGCGCATGAATTGGTAAAGCTTGATGTGCCGTTGATTCCTCGCATCATTACAGAAATGGCACATTCTGAAACAGGTATTGATATCCATCCTGCTGCAGAAATAGGAACTCATTTCACTATTGATCATGGAACAGGTGTGGTAATCGGTGCAACCAGTATTATTGGCAAGAATGTGAAGCTCTATCAGGGTGTAACGCTTGGAGCCAAAAGTTTTCCTCTTGACGAAGAGGGGAATCCTATAAAAGGAATCTTGCGTCATCCAATCCTGGAAGACGATGTAATTGTCTATTCTAATGCTACTATTCTTGGACGCATCACTATTGGAAAAGGTGCTACCGTAGGCGGAAATATATGGGTTACTGAAGATGTGCCTGCAGGTGCAAGAATTGTACAAACAAAAGCAAAGAAATAA
- a CDS encoding S9 family peptidase encodes MKKLMMAFGAALLLFGGAEAKNLKTFSIDDLIPGGATYAQHTPENIYGLQWWGDICMKPDIDKVVSINPVNKYKETTVVTLEQVNNSLKEQKLGQIHHFYSVSFPFAEKKIMKIEIPQKSVFYDFGVHQITKIINVKERAANNDYCKENGSVAYTIDNNLYIADSKGQNIQITNEPKGVVCGQSVHRNEFGILKGTYWSPKGNYLAFYRMDERMVADYPFVDIDTRIATEKPGKYPMAGMSSHEVTIGVYNMATGKTVYLNAGNPKDRYFTNIAWGPDEKSLYFIELNRDQNHSQLFSYNVERGEKEKMLIEESNPKYVEPQHPILFLKGDNTKFIYQSQRDGFNHLYLYSIDGKLIKQITKGNWLVKEVLGFDGKGDNIYISSTEVSPLEVQLYKVNLKTGKRTRVTQVAGTHTTLLSTSGKYVIDRYSSTTAPRCIDLIDVNKGKANNLLTASNPYEGYNTPTIEMGTIKAEDGVTDLYYRLIKPVDFDPAKKYPTVVYVYGGPHAQVVNNTWLGGARGWEIYMASKGYVMFSVDNRGSENRGLNFEQVTFRQLGVTEAKDQIKGVEFLKSLSFVDANRIGVHGWSFGGFMTTNLMLRYPDVFKVGVAGGPVIDWSYYEVMYGERYMDTPESNPEGYKESNMRLKAGNLKGHLLVIHGGVDPTCVPQHTYSFMKACVEAGKYPDLFIYPGHEHGVVGKDRVHLSNKMTQYFDEFLK; translated from the coding sequence ATGAAAAAGTTAATGATGGCATTTGGTGCAGCTTTGCTATTATTTGGAGGTGCAGAAGCTAAGAATCTTAAGACATTTTCCATTGATGATTTGATTCCGGGAGGTGCTACTTATGCACAACATACTCCCGAGAATATTTATGGATTGCAATGGTGGGGAGATATCTGCATGAAACCGGATATTGATAAGGTTGTATCAATTAATCCTGTCAATAAATATAAGGAGACTACAGTTGTAACTCTTGAGCAGGTAAATAACTCTTTGAAAGAGCAAAAACTGGGACAAATTCATCATTTCTATTCTGTTTCTTTTCCTTTTGCTGAGAAGAAAATCATGAAGATTGAAATTCCCCAGAAAAGTGTTTTTTATGATTTTGGTGTGCATCAAATAACGAAGATTATTAATGTAAAAGAGAGGGCTGCAAATAATGATTATTGCAAAGAGAATGGTTCAGTAGCTTATACCATTGATAATAATCTATATATTGCCGATTCAAAAGGGCAAAATATACAGATAACAAATGAACCCAAAGGAGTTGTATGCGGACAGAGTGTACATCGTAACGAATTTGGTATTTTAAAAGGAACGTATTGGTCTCCAAAGGGAAACTATTTAGCATTCTATAGAATGGACGAACGTATGGTTGCCGATTATCCTTTTGTTGATATAGATACTCGTATTGCTACGGAAAAGCCAGGAAAATATCCAATGGCAGGAATGAGCAGTCATGAAGTTACTATCGGCGTTTATAATATGGCTACCGGGAAAACAGTCTATCTTAATGCAGGGAATCCCAAAGATCGTTATTTTACCAATATAGCATGGGGCCCGGATGAGAAAAGCCTTTATTTTATAGAGTTGAACCGTGACCAGAATCACTCACAGCTTTTTAGTTATAATGTGGAGAGAGGTGAAAAAGAAAAGATGCTCATAGAAGAAAGCAATCCAAAATATGTGGAACCTCAACATCCTATATTATTTCTCAAAGGAGATAATACGAAATTTATTTATCAAAGTCAACGAGATGGATTTAATCATCTATATTTATATAGTATAGATGGCAAACTCATCAAACAGATAACTAAAGGTAACTGGTTGGTAAAAGAAGTTCTTGGTTTTGATGGAAAAGGGGATAATATTTATATCTCATCTACAGAGGTTAGTCCACTAGAAGTTCAATTATATAAGGTAAATTTAAAAACAGGCAAACGTACACGGGTTACTCAGGTTGCAGGAACTCATACTACATTACTTTCCACTTCTGGTAAATATGTTATTGACAGATATTCTTCAACAACGGCTCCCCGTTGCATAGACCTGATTGATGTAAATAAAGGAAAGGCTAATAACCTGCTTACTGCAAGCAATCCTTATGAAGGATATAACACACCCACCATTGAGATGGGTACAATCAAGGCCGAAGATGGTGTAACTGATCTTTATTACCGTTTGATTAAACCAGTTGATTTTGATCCGGCAAAGAAATATCCTACTGTTGTTTATGTATACGGTGGCCCTCATGCGCAAGTTGTAAATAATACATGGCTGGGTGGTGCCCGAGGATGGGAAATATATATGGCAAGTAAAGGATACGTAATGTTCAGCGTAGATAATCGTGGAAGTGAGAATCGCGGACTTAATTTTGAGCAAGTTACTTTCCGTCAGTTAGGTGTGACAGAAGCTAAAGATCAGATTAAGGGTGTAGAGTTCCTGAAAAGTCTTTCTTTTGTGGATGCCAATCGTATTGGTGTGCATGGATGGAGCTTTGGTGGATTTATGACAACAAATCTTATGCTTCGTTATCCTGATGTATTCAAAGTGGGAGTAGCCGGTGGGCCGGTTATTGACTGGAGCTACTATGAAGTGATGTATGGCGAACGTTATATGGATACACCTGAAAGTAATCCGGAAGGTTATAAAGAATCCAATATGAGACTAAAGGCTGGAAACCTCAAAGGGCATCTGCTTGTTATTCACGGAGGAGTTGATCCTACATGCGTTCCACAACATACTTATTCTTTCATGAAAGCTTGCGTTGAAGCAGGTAAATACCCTGATTTATTTATCTATCCAGGGCATGAACATGGTGTTGTAGGTAAAGATCGTGTGCACTTAAGTAACAAAATGACTCAATACTTTGATGAGTTTCTTAAATAA